In the Sulfitobacter pacificus genome, one interval contains:
- a CDS encoding virulence factor translates to MVDVTIVYWRDIPAQIIVGKGRRGAKRPLPERFEQAIDRVAMRIGAEDSDAYMADWRKAEPFSVEGDADAVADAEALRIDTEYDKARLKTLIDNEGRA, encoded by the coding sequence ATGGTGGACGTGACAATAGTGTACTGGCGCGACATTCCCGCGCAGATCATTGTGGGCAAGGGGCGCCGTGGTGCCAAACGCCCCCTGCCCGAGCGTTTTGAGCAGGCAATCGACCGCGTGGCCATGCGCATCGGCGCAGAGGACAGTGACGCCTATATGGCTGATTGGCGCAAGGCCGAACCCTTTTCCGTGGAGGGTGATGCTGACGCGGTGGCCGATGCCGAGGCGCTGCGCATTGATACTGAATACGACAAGGCGCGCCTGAAAACGCTGATTGACAACGAAGGCCGGGCCTAG
- a CDS encoding Stf0 family sulfotransferase, producing MNDLPCNYVLCSNPRSGTTLLCTMLADTGVAGCPNSFFRQEGLQEWAQDWGIDAQADPMDPAFSSRYLLEMQRAGRGKTSVFGLRLMGPDLRFACDWLNRLYPGLPSDLARLQAAFGPLRFIHLTRQDKLAEAVSYVKAEQSGVWHRNADGSIHEALAPNLPDGFNVLAIHERLNMLRHLDVAWHAWFAAENIAPLRLTYESLSDDPQAILADVLSHIGQDPALATSITPSLRKLADQTSSDWIARYRQIYPDR from the coding sequence ATGAATGACCTACCTTGCAATTATGTGCTTTGTAGCAATCCGCGCAGCGGTACGACCTTGCTGTGCACGATGCTGGCGGATACTGGCGTCGCAGGGTGCCCCAATAGCTTTTTCCGACAGGAAGGCCTGCAAGAATGGGCTCAGGACTGGGGCATAGATGCACAGGCGGATCCAATGGATCCAGCATTCTCCAGCCGTTACCTTTTGGAAATGCAGCGGGCGGGGCGCGGAAAAACCAGTGTTTTCGGGCTTCGCCTGATGGGACCGGATTTGCGCTTTGCCTGTGACTGGCTAAACCGCCTCTATCCCGGTTTGCCTTCTGATCTTGCCCGCTTGCAGGCCGCCTTCGGACCGTTGCGGTTTATTCACCTGACACGGCAAGATAAACTGGCGGAAGCGGTTTCTTACGTGAAAGCAGAACAATCCGGCGTATGGCACCGCAACGCGGATGGGTCGATCCATGAGGCCTTGGCGCCGAATTTGCCGGATGGTTTTAACGTCTTGGCCATCCATGAACGGTTAAACATGCTGCGTCATCTGGATGTCGCATGGCATGCGTGGTTCGCCGCCGAGAACATTGCACCTTTGCGCCTGACATATGAATCCCTTTCGGATGATCCACAGGCAATCCTTGCTGATGTATTGTCACATATCGGGCAGGACCCCGCGCTTGCCACCAGCATAACGCCTTCGTTGCGCAAATTGGCGGATCAGACCAGCAGTGATTGGATTGCAAGGTACCGCCAGATATATCCTGATCGCTGA
- a CDS encoding Ppx/GppA phosphatase family protein, with protein sequence MAPQRPKGAGALDKDLKSALSPVPVSPRSSELYAALDLGTNSCRMLIAQPKGSGFHVVDSFSKSVQLGAGLEKSGRLSRGSMARTIQALRICQQKLRRNKVKRMRLVATEACRRALNGADFMRRIQRETGLVLDIIKPEEEAQLAVISCAPLVNHKTENLLVVDIGGGSTELVWIDISKVPKKDRAQSIMRLHSGFHQAKTDVPAAKVVDWISVPLGVATLRDQFVDVDDDAARFALMSWFFEENLQDFTPYQAAQPQERFQIVGTSGTVTTVAASHLGLRRYDRTKIDGLRMTSAQIDKVIHSYLAMGPAGRRSDPRIGSDRAALIMSGAAILQALMRCWPTDRLSVADRGLREGLLYAQMSADGVLEEGTY encoded by the coding sequence ATGGCGCCACAGCGTCCCAAAGGTGCGGGCGCGCTCGATAAGGACTTAAAGTCGGCTCTGAGCCCCGTGCCAGTTTCGCCCAGATCGTCCGAGCTATACGCGGCCCTTGATCTGGGCACAAATAGCTGCCGCATGTTGATCGCCCAGCCGAAAGGCAGCGGTTTTCACGTGGTAGACAGCTTTTCGAAGTCCGTCCAATTGGGGGCGGGCCTTGAAAAATCCGGGCGTTTGTCGCGCGGATCAATGGCGCGTACCATTCAGGCACTGCGCATATGTCAGCAGAAACTGCGCCGCAACAAGGTCAAACGCATGCGGCTGGTTGCCACCGAAGCCTGTCGGCGCGCCTTGAACGGTGCCGATTTCATGCGCCGGATCCAGCGCGAAACTGGTCTGGTGCTTGATATCATCAAACCTGAGGAAGAGGCGCAGCTGGCGGTGATTTCCTGCGCGCCACTGGTCAATCACAAGACCGAAAACCTCTTAGTGGTAGACATTGGCGGCGGATCAACGGAACTGGTCTGGATCGACATTTCCAAAGTGCCGAAAAAGGACCGTGCGCAAAGCATCATGCGGCTGCATTCCGGGTTTCATCAGGCCAAAACCGATGTTCCGGCGGCTAAGGTGGTCGATTGGATTTCCGTACCTCTGGGCGTGGCCACCCTGCGCGATCAGTTTGTTGATGTGGATGACGATGCGGCGCGGTTTGCCTTGATGAGCTGGTTTTTTGAGGAAAACCTACAGGATTTCACCCCCTATCAGGCCGCGCAGCCACAGGAACGGTTCCAGATTGTCGGCACCTCCGGCACGGTCACGACAGTTGCGGCTAGCCATTTGGGATTACGCCGCTATGACCGTACCAAAATCGACGGGCTGCGCATGACATCGGCACAGATCGACAAGGTGATCCATTCCTATCTGGCGATGGGTCCGGCGGGGCGGCGCTCTGATCCGCGGATCGGGTCGGATCGTGCGGCGCTGATCATGTCGGGGGCCGCGATCCTGCAAGCGCTGATGCGCTGCTGGCCAACCGACCGGCTGAGTGTGGCGGACCGTGGCCTGCGCGAGGGTCTGCTTTATGCGCAGATGTCGGCGGATGGCGTATTGGAAGAAGGAACGTATTAA
- a CDS encoding RlmE family RNA methyltransferase produces MAKTPTGSGGAGKTPTGKKTPTGKNTSGRGQRDLKVKVKSARGRTTSSTRWLQRQLNDPYVKRAKAEGYRGRAAYKIMELDDKFRFLVPGARIVDLGAAPGGWCQVAVKRSNVLGERSGKAVGTILGVDLQEMEPIAGCELHVLDFMDEGADDQVKEWLGGKADVVMSDMAASSSGHKKTDHLKIMALCEAAAYFAFDVLEEGGTFVAKVLAGGAEAELQKLLKQRFTKVHNMKPPASRSDSSEKFVVALGFKGDN; encoded by the coding sequence ATGGCCAAGACACCAACAGGCAGCGGTGGCGCGGGGAAGACCCCCACGGGCAAGAAAACCCCCACCGGAAAGAATACCTCCGGGCGGGGTCAGCGCGACCTGAAGGTCAAAGTCAAATCTGCCCGTGGCCGCACCACCAGTTCAACCCGCTGGCTGCAACGCCAGTTGAACGACCCCTATGTGAAACGCGCAAAGGCCGAAGGCTATCGCGGACGCGCCGCCTATAAGATCATGGAGCTGGACGACAAATTCCGTTTCCTTGTGCCGGGCGCACGGATTGTCGATCTGGGGGCGGCACCGGGGGGGTGGTGTCAGGTGGCGGTGAAACGCTCCAACGTCCTTGGTGAACGCAGTGGCAAGGCCGTGGGCACCATCCTTGGCGTTGATTTGCAGGAGATGGAGCCGATTGCCGGCTGTGAACTGCATGTACTGGACTTCATGGATGAGGGGGCCGACGATCAGGTCAAGGAATGGCTGGGCGGCAAGGCTGATGTGGTAATGTCGGATATGGCGGCCTCTTCTTCGGGGCATAAGAAAACCGATCACCTAAAGATCATGGCGCTTTGCGAGGCGGCGGCCTATTTCGCCTTTGACGTCTTGGAAGAAGGCGGCACCTTTGTCGCCAAAGTGCTGGCAGGCGGTGCCGAGGCAGAGTTGCAAAAGCTGCTGAAACAGCGGTTCACCAAGGTGCATAACATGAAACCGCCAGCCAGCCGTTCGGACAGTTCGGAAAAATTCGTTGTGGCCTTGGGGTTCAAGGGCGACAACTAG